Proteins encoded together in one Rossellomorea sp. y25 window:
- the dnaA gene encoding chromosomal replication initiator protein DnaA — protein MENIGDLWSKALESIEKKISKPSFDTWLKSTKAHSIQGDTLVITAPNEFARDWLEGRYSQLISGVLYDITGEELVVKFIIPQNQEPEEFDIQLPPKKSMKDDDQQDINQNMLNAKYTFDTFVIGSGNRFAHAASLAVAEAPAKAYNPLFIYGGVGLGKTHLMHAIGHYVLEHNPAAKVVYLSSEKFTNEFINSIRDNKAVDFRNKYRSVDVLLIDDIQFLAGKEQTQEEFFHTFNTLHEESKQIVISSDRPPKEIPTLEDRLRSRFEWGLITDITPPDLETRIAILRKKAKAEGLDIPNEAMLYIANQIDSNIRELEGALIRVVAYSSLINKDINADLAAEALKDIIPSSKPRVITIQEIQRVVGEHFNVKLEDFKAKKRTKSIAFPRQIAMYLSREMTDSSLPKIGEEFGGRDHTTVIHAHEKISTLLGADALLQQQLKEIRESLKS, from the coding sequence TTGGAGAATATCGGGGATCTTTGGAGCAAAGCCTTAGAAAGCATCGAAAAAAAGATAAGCAAACCGAGCTTTGACACTTGGTTAAAGTCGACTAAGGCACATTCCATACAAGGGGACACTCTTGTCATTACAGCTCCAAATGAATTTGCGCGGGATTGGTTAGAAGGACGCTACTCTCAATTAATCTCCGGGGTTTTGTATGATATAACGGGCGAAGAATTGGTCGTGAAATTCATCATTCCTCAAAACCAGGAGCCGGAAGAGTTTGATATTCAATTACCGCCAAAGAAATCGATGAAAGACGATGATCAGCAGGATATCAATCAAAATATGCTGAACGCTAAATATACATTCGACACCTTTGTCATCGGTTCGGGCAACCGTTTCGCCCATGCTGCTTCTTTAGCTGTGGCTGAAGCACCTGCAAAAGCCTATAATCCCTTGTTTATTTATGGTGGAGTGGGACTGGGTAAAACTCACTTAATGCATGCGATCGGACATTATGTACTGGAGCATAATCCTGCTGCTAAAGTGGTTTATCTATCCTCTGAGAAATTCACGAACGAATTCATTAACTCCATTCGAGACAATAAAGCAGTCGATTTCCGCAATAAGTACCGCAGCGTTGATGTTTTATTAATAGATGACATTCAATTTTTAGCAGGAAAAGAACAAACACAAGAGGAATTTTTCCATACTTTTAATACCTTACATGAAGAAAGCAAGCAGATTGTCATTTCCAGTGATCGGCCACCGAAAGAAATTCCGACACTCGAAGACAGACTTCGCTCTCGATTCGAATGGGGTCTTATTACAGACATAACACCGCCAGATCTCGAGACGAGAATTGCGATTTTACGAAAAAAAGCAAAGGCTGAAGGATTGGACATTCCAAATGAAGCCATGCTTTATATAGCTAATCAAATCGATTCAAACATTCGTGAGTTAGAGGGCGCTTTAATCCGGGTTGTTGCGTACTCTTCTCTTATAAATAAAGATATTAACGCTGATCTGGCAGCTGAAGCTTTGAAAGATATCATTCCGAGCTCAAAACCGCGGGTTATCACCATCCAGGAAATTCAACGTGTCGTTGGAGAGCACTTCAATGTGAAGCTGGAAGACTTTAAGGCCAAGAAACGAACAAAGTCCATTGCGTTTCCCCGACAGATCGCTATGTATCTATCCAGGGAAATGACGGATTCTTCACTTCCAAAGATCGGGGAAGAGTTCGGCGGTCGGGATCACACGACTGTCATTCATGCTCATGAGAAGATCAGTACATTACTCGGAGCAGATGCTCTTCTTCAGCAGCAACTGAAAGAAATTCGTGAGTCTTTGAAGAGTTAA
- the dnaN gene encoding DNA polymerase III subunit beta translates to MKFVIQRDYLVQSVQDVMKAVTSRTTIPILTGIKIIATEDGVTLTGSDSDISIESFIPNEEEGSEIVEIMETGGIVLQAKFFSEIVKKLPKDTVEIEVQNHFQTVIRSGQAEFNLNGLDPEEYPHLPQIEEGNGIKVSTDLLKTMIRQTVFAVSTSETRPILTGVNCQIENGELSCIATDSHRLAMRKAPIETNHDASYNIVIPGKSLNELNKILDDTEEPVEIVITENQVLFKAKHLLFFSRLLEGNYPDTSRLIPSDTKTELTLNTKEFLQAIDRASLLAREGRNNVVKLSTLDGGMIEISSNTPEIGKVIEQVQSQSIEGEELKISFSAKYMMDALKAIEGTEIYVNFTGAMRPFVLKPLHDDSILQLILPVRTY, encoded by the coding sequence ATGAAATTTGTTATTCAAAGGGACTATCTTGTTCAAAGCGTCCAAGATGTCATGAAAGCAGTAACGTCAAGAACAACCATTCCCATTCTTACAGGAATAAAAATTATTGCTACTGAAGATGGCGTAACATTAACAGGTAGTGATTCAGATATTTCAATTGAATCTTTTATTCCGAATGAGGAAGAAGGTTCAGAAATTGTAGAGATCATGGAAACTGGAGGAATTGTTCTTCAAGCTAAGTTCTTTAGTGAAATCGTTAAGAAATTACCTAAAGATACAGTGGAAATTGAAGTTCAAAATCATTTCCAAACGGTTATTCGTTCGGGGCAGGCGGAATTTAATTTAAACGGTTTAGATCCGGAAGAGTACCCACATCTTCCTCAGATTGAAGAAGGAAACGGAATTAAAGTTTCAACCGATCTTCTAAAAACGATGATCAGACAGACCGTATTTGCAGTGTCCACCTCAGAAACACGCCCCATCTTGACAGGTGTAAACTGTCAGATTGAAAACGGGGAACTAAGCTGTATTGCAACAGATAGTCACAGACTTGCGATGAGAAAAGCGCCAATTGAAACAAATCATGATGCTTCATACAATATTGTGATTCCAGGGAAAAGCTTAAACGAGCTGAATAAAATCCTTGATGATACTGAAGAGCCTGTGGAAATCGTGATCACTGAAAACCAAGTGCTATTCAAAGCGAAGCACTTATTATTCTTCTCAAGATTATTAGAAGGGAATTACCCTGACACAAGTCGATTGATTCCTTCAGATACAAAAACAGAACTAACGCTGAATACGAAAGAATTTTTACAAGCGATAGACCGTGCGTCATTACTTGCCAGAGAAGGAAGAAACAACGTAGTGAAACTTTCAACTCTGGATGGCGGCATGATTGAGATTTCGTCTAACACACCGGAGATCGGGAAAGTAATCGAACAGGTGCAAAGCCAGTCCATTGAAGGAGAAGAACTGAAGATCTCCTTTAGTGCTAAATATATGATGGATGCGTTAAAGGCCATTGAAGGAACCGAAATTTATGTAAACTTCACTGGAGCCATGAGACCGTTCGTACTGAAACCACTTCATGATGATTCGATCCTTCAGTTGATTCTTCCAGTTAGAACGTACTAA
- the yaaA gene encoding S4 domain-containing protein YaaA, with protein sequence MAKEITIETEIITLGQFLKLAEVIQSGGMAKWFLSEYEVYINGEQDQRRGRKLTIGDTIEIPEVGVFVVAGE encoded by the coding sequence GTGGCGAAAGAGATCACCATTGAAACAGAAATCATCACATTGGGACAATTCCTGAAGCTTGCTGAAGTAATTCAGTCCGGCGGGATGGCGAAGTGGTTCTTAAGTGAATATGAAGTATACATAAATGGCGAACAAGACCAAAGAAGAGGCAGAAAACTCACAATTGGTGACACAATTGAAATTCCGGAAGTAGGAGTATTTGTGGTTGCTGGAGAATAA
- the recF gene encoding DNA replication/repair protein RecF, translating into MYIEQLELRNYRNYESIDVSFENKVNVILGENAQGKTNIMESIYVLAMAKSHRTSNDKDLIRWDEEYAKIKGRIQKYNGALPLELVLSKKGKKAKSNHLEQSKLSQYVGNMNVVMFAPEDLHLVKGSPQVRRRFIDMEIGQVSPVYLHDISLYQKILQQRNHYLKQLQTRKQKDQTMLDVLTEQFIEMAVKITKKRFEFVQLLESWAKPIHSGISRNLETLEIVYKPSLDVSDNQEWSKMVDIYEQKFDGIREREIDRGVTLVGPHRDDLQFIVNGRDVQTFGSQGQQRTTALSVKLAEIELIHSEIKEYPILLLDDVLSELDDYRQSHLLNTIQGKVQTFVTTTNVDGIDHQTLNEATTFEVEAGSMKRLK; encoded by the coding sequence ATGTACATTGAACAATTAGAATTAAGAAACTATCGAAATTACGAATCAATCGACGTGAGTTTCGAAAATAAGGTGAACGTAATTCTTGGAGAGAATGCTCAAGGGAAGACCAATATTATGGAGTCTATCTATGTACTGGCTATGGCTAAATCCCACCGGACTTCAAATGATAAAGATTTAATCCGTTGGGACGAGGAATATGCTAAAATAAAAGGTAGGATTCAGAAATATAATGGCGCGTTACCATTGGAGCTTGTCCTGTCAAAAAAGGGAAAAAAAGCGAAAAGTAATCACCTTGAACAATCTAAACTAAGTCAATATGTCGGCAATATGAATGTTGTCATGTTCGCGCCTGAAGATCTCCATTTAGTAAAAGGGAGCCCTCAAGTAAGGCGTCGTTTTATTGATATGGAAATCGGTCAGGTTTCTCCTGTTTATTTACATGATATCAGCCTTTATCAAAAAATATTACAGCAACGGAACCATTATCTGAAACAATTGCAAACGAGAAAACAAAAAGACCAGACCATGCTGGATGTCTTGACGGAACAGTTCATAGAGATGGCTGTGAAAATTACGAAAAAGCGCTTTGAGTTCGTTCAGCTGTTAGAAAGTTGGGCAAAACCGATCCATTCTGGGATATCCAGGAACTTAGAAACCTTAGAAATCGTATATAAACCGTCTTTAGATGTATCAGATAATCAAGAATGGTCAAAAATGGTAGATATATATGAGCAGAAATTTGATGGTATCCGCGAACGGGAAATTGATCGCGGTGTGACCCTGGTCGGGCCACATCGGGACGATCTTCAATTTATTGTGAATGGACGGGATGTTCAAACATTTGGATCGCAGGGGCAGCAACGGACAACAGCCCTCTCTGTGAAGCTTGCAGAAATCGAGCTGATTCATTCTGAAATTAAAGAATATCCCATCTTACTTCTTGATGATGTCTTGTCTGAATTAGATGATTATCGACAGTCACATTTACTAAATACCATCCAAGGGAAAGTTCAAACCTTTGTCACGACCACGAACGTGGATGGAATTGACCATCAAACCTTAAACGAAGCGACTACTTTTGAAGTGGAAGCCGGATCAATGAAAAGACTGAAATGA
- a CDS encoding extracellular matrix/biofilm biosynthesis regulator RemA family protein, with translation MYIHVGEDVMVRTDEIIAIIDRDTVQFSEEIQHFLKTKDKNLCNLAKGSYKSLVITSNQLYLSPLASSTLKKRSKKYSNYENLL, from the coding sequence TTGTACATACATGTTGGAGAAGATGTCATGGTACGTACAGATGAAATCATCGCAATTATTGATCGAGACACCGTTCAATTTTCAGAGGAAATTCAACACTTCTTAAAAACGAAAGATAAAAACCTTTGTAATCTTGCAAAGGGTTCATATAAATCTCTTGTTATTACGTCTAATCAGTTGTATCTTTCACCACTGGCATCAAGTACGTTAAAGAAACGATCAAAGAAATACTCAAACTATGAGAATTTATTATAG
- the gyrB gene encoding DNA topoisomerase (ATP-hydrolyzing) subunit B: MEQKQAQQGQSYDENQIQVLEGLEAVRKRPGMYIGSTSGRGLHHLVWEIVDNSIDEALAGYCNEIEVIIEEDNSITVTDNGRGIPVGIHEKMGRPAVEVIMTVLHAGGKFGGGGYKVSGGLHGVGASVVNALSTELEVHVHRDGNIYYQKFEKGVPSFDLKVIGETDKTGTIIHFTPDPEIFTETTEYEYDTLANRIRELAFLNRGIQISIEDKRGEGKRRDYHYEGGIKSYVEHLNRSKEVIHEEPIYIEGEKDEITIEIALQYNDGFASNLYSFANNIHTHEGGTHESGFKTALTRVINDYARKNNVFKESDANLSGEDVREGLTAIISIKHPDPQFEGQTKTKLGNSEARTITDSLFSEHLETFLLENPVVARKVVEKGLMAARARLAAKKARELTRRKSALEISSLPGKLADCSSKDPSISEIYVVEGDSAGGSAKQGRDRHFQAILPLRGKIINVEKARLDKILSNNEVRAIITALGTGIGEDFNLAKARYHKIVIMTDADVDGAHIRTLLLTFFYRYMRNIIEAGYIYIAQPPLYKIQQGKKIEYAYNDKELDRILAEISPTPKPGIQRYKGLGEMNPEQLWETTMDPESRTLLQVSLQDAIEADETFDILMGDKVEPRRNFIEENAAYVKNLDI, from the coding sequence ATGGAACAAAAACAAGCGCAACAAGGTCAGTCCTATGATGAAAATCAGATTCAGGTTTTAGAAGGATTAGAGGCCGTTAGAAAAAGACCTGGTATGTATATTGGATCAACAAGCGGAAGAGGCTTGCATCACTTGGTGTGGGAAATTGTTGATAACAGTATCGATGAAGCGTTAGCCGGTTACTGTAATGAAATCGAAGTCATTATCGAAGAGGATAACAGTATTACTGTTACCGATAATGGACGTGGTATCCCTGTCGGTATTCACGAAAAAATGGGACGTCCTGCCGTTGAGGTAATCATGACGGTCCTTCACGCCGGTGGTAAGTTCGGCGGCGGCGGATATAAAGTATCCGGAGGTCTTCACGGGGTTGGGGCATCAGTTGTAAATGCTCTTTCCACAGAACTTGAGGTCCATGTTCATCGTGATGGAAACATCTATTATCAAAAATTCGAAAAAGGTGTTCCAAGCTTTGATCTTAAGGTGATCGGAGAAACGGATAAAACGGGGACTATCATTCACTTCACTCCAGATCCTGAAATCTTTACTGAAACGACGGAATACGAGTATGACACACTTGCAAACCGTATTCGCGAACTGGCTTTCTTAAACAGAGGGATCCAAATCAGCATTGAAGATAAGCGAGGAGAAGGGAAACGGAGAGACTACCATTACGAAGGTGGAATTAAGTCCTACGTTGAACATCTTAATCGTTCTAAAGAAGTCATCCATGAAGAACCAATCTACATTGAAGGCGAGAAAGACGAGATTACGATTGAAATCGCTCTTCAATATAACGATGGTTTCGCAAGTAATCTTTATTCCTTCGCCAATAATATCCATACACATGAAGGTGGAACCCATGAGTCCGGATTTAAAACGGCTTTAACGAGGGTCATAAACGACTATGCCCGAAAAAATAATGTGTTTAAAGAGAGCGATGCGAATCTTTCAGGGGAAGATGTTCGTGAAGGATTAACAGCCATTATCTCGATCAAACATCCTGACCCTCAATTCGAAGGTCAGACAAAAACCAAGCTCGGGAACTCAGAAGCAAGAACGATTACAGATTCCCTCTTCTCAGAGCATCTGGAAACGTTCTTACTTGAAAACCCGGTTGTCGCACGAAAAGTGGTAGAAAAAGGACTGATGGCTGCACGTGCCCGACTGGCTGCGAAAAAAGCAAGGGAGCTTACCCGTCGTAAGAGTGCCCTGGAGATTTCCAGCTTACCTGGTAAATTAGCAGACTGTTCTTCCAAAGACCCAAGCATCAGTGAGATCTACGTGGTTGAGGGTGACTCAGCCGGTGGATCTGCTAAACAAGGCCGTGATCGTCATTTCCAAGCCATTCTTCCTTTGCGGGGTAAAATCATCAACGTAGAAAAGGCACGTTTGGATAAGATCCTCTCAAATAACGAGGTCCGTGCGATTATAACCGCTCTAGGCACAGGGATTGGCGAAGACTTCAATCTGGCAAAAGCGAGATACCATAAAATCGTGATCATGACCGATGCCGACGTTGATGGCGCACATATTCGTACACTATTATTAACGTTCTTCTATCGCTACATGAGAAATATCATTGAAGCAGGCTACATCTACATCGCTCAACCTCCTTTGTACAAAATTCAACAAGGGAAGAAAATCGAGTATGCCTACAATGATAAAGAACTGGATCGCATCCTTGCAGAAATCTCCCCGACACCTAAACCTGGAATCCAGCGTTACAAGGGTCTTGGAGAAATGAATCCTGAGCAGCTTTGGGAAACGACGATGGATCCGGAATCAAGAACCCTGCTGCAAGTAAGTCTTCAAGATGCGATTGAGGCTGACGAAACCTTTGATATCCTGATGGGTGACAAAGTTGAGCCGAGACGTAACTTCATCGAAGAAAACGCAGCTTACGTTAAGAATTTGGATATCTAA
- the gyrA gene encoding DNA gyrase subunit A translates to MAETPRSNVKEINISSEMRSSFLDYAMSVIVSRALPDARDGLKPVHRRILYAMNDLGMTADKAYKKSARIVGEVIGKYHPHGDSAVYDTMVRMAQDFNYRYMLVDGHGNFGSVDGDAAAAMRYTEARMSKISMELIRDINKDTIDYKDNYDGTEREPEVLPARFPNLLVNGSSGIAVGMATNIPPHNLGEVIDGILALSKDPDITIQELMEFIYGPDFPTAGLIVGRSGIRRAYETGKGSITMRARVEIEQKSNGKETIIVHQIPYQVNKARLIEKIADLVRDKKIDGITDLRDESDRNGMRIVIEVRKDANANVLLNNLYKQTALQTSFGINLLALVDGQPKVLNLKECLYHYLQHQRVVIRRRTEFELRKAEARAHILEGLRIALDHIDEIIALIRGSQTTELAKQGLMENFSLSDKQAQAILDMRLQRLTGLEREKIEDEYQELVKQIAELKAILADDEKVLEIIREELIEIKERFNDERRSEIVAGGIENIEDEDLIPRENIVVSLTHNGYIKRLPVSTYRSQKRGGRGIQGMGTNDEDFVEHLLTTSTHDTILFFTNKGKAYRAKGYEIPEFSRTAKGLPIINLLGVEKDEWINAMIRVEEFVDDWYLFFTTKQGISKRTPVSDFANIRTNGLIAINLRENDELISVKLTDGEKDMIIGTKKGMLIRFPETDVRSMGRTATGVKGINLSDDDIVVGMEILEEKSDVLVVTVNGYGKRTPASEYRVQTRGGKGLKTCNVTERNGELVSVKAVTGEEDLMIITAHGVLIRMDVNDISTTGRNTQGVKLIRLQESEFVSTVAKVEKEDEEETEVPVETAEGIKQPDSEDQTSSEDVEDISDDTEE, encoded by the coding sequence ATGGCAGAAACACCGAGATCGAATGTTAAAGAGATTAATATAAGTAGTGAAATGCGCTCGTCTTTCCTGGATTATGCGATGAGTGTTATCGTTTCCCGTGCACTACCGGATGCCCGTGACGGTCTGAAACCTGTACATCGTCGTATTTTGTATGCGATGAATGACTTGGGAATGACGGCAGATAAAGCATACAAGAAATCAGCCCGTATCGTCGGTGAAGTAATCGGTAAGTATCACCCCCATGGTGACTCTGCTGTTTATGACACGATGGTGCGTATGGCACAGGATTTCAACTATCGCTACATGCTTGTAGACGGTCATGGTAACTTTGGTTCTGTTGATGGAGACGCAGCTGCGGCCATGCGTTACACAGAAGCACGTATGTCCAAGATCTCTATGGAACTCATTCGTGATATTAATAAAGATACAATTGATTATAAAGATAACTATGATGGTACCGAGAGAGAGCCGGAAGTATTACCTGCCCGTTTCCCTAACCTGTTAGTGAACGGTTCTTCAGGTATCGCTGTAGGGATGGCAACGAATATTCCACCTCATAATCTTGGAGAGGTCATCGATGGAATCCTTGCATTAAGTAAAGATCCCGACATTACGATTCAAGAGCTGATGGAATTCATCTACGGACCTGACTTCCCAACTGCTGGATTAATTGTAGGAAGAAGCGGGATCCGTCGCGCCTATGAAACAGGTAAAGGTTCCATCACCATGCGTGCCCGTGTGGAAATTGAACAAAAAAGCAACGGGAAAGAAACGATTATCGTTCATCAAATTCCTTATCAAGTAAATAAAGCGAGACTGATCGAGAAGATTGCCGATCTTGTTCGTGATAAGAAAATTGATGGCATCACAGATTTACGTGATGAATCGGACCGTAATGGTATGCGTATCGTAATTGAAGTAAGAAAAGATGCGAATGCGAATGTCTTGCTTAATAATCTATATAAGCAAACGGCTCTTCAAACAAGCTTCGGTATTAACCTTCTGGCACTTGTTGATGGGCAGCCTAAGGTATTGAATTTAAAAGAGTGTCTATATCATTACTTACAGCATCAACGCGTGGTCATTCGTCGTAGAACGGAATTCGAATTGCGCAAAGCTGAAGCAAGGGCCCATATCTTAGAAGGCTTACGAATCGCCTTAGATCATATTGATGAAATTATCGCCCTTATTCGCGGATCTCAAACAACAGAACTTGCGAAACAAGGATTGATGGAGAATTTCTCCCTTTCTGACAAGCAGGCTCAAGCGATCCTGGATATGCGACTTCAACGTTTAACCGGATTAGAACGGGAAAAAATTGAAGACGAGTATCAAGAACTAGTGAAGCAGATTGCAGAATTGAAAGCGATCCTGGCAGATGATGAAAAAGTTCTTGAAATCATCCGTGAAGAGCTTATTGAGATCAAAGAACGCTTCAATGATGAAAGAAGATCAGAAATCGTAGCGGGTGGAATTGAGAATATCGAAGATGAAGACTTAATTCCAAGAGAAAACATTGTCGTATCCCTTACTCATAACGGATACATCAAGCGCCTGCCTGTCTCAACCTACCGCAGTCAAAAGCGAGGAGGAAGAGGGATCCAGGGAATGGGTACCAATGATGAAGACTTCGTTGAACACTTACTGACAACATCAACCCATGATACGATTCTATTCTTTACAAACAAAGGAAAAGCATACCGCGCGAAAGGATATGAAATTCCTGAATTCAGCCGTACTGCTAAAGGACTTCCGATCATCAACCTCCTTGGGGTAGAAAAAGATGAGTGGATCAACGCCATGATTCGAGTGGAAGAATTCGTGGACGACTGGTACTTATTCTTTACAACCAAGCAGGGTATCTCAAAACGTACGCCGGTATCAGATTTCGCCAATATCCGTACGAACGGTCTGATCGCCATTAATCTTCGAGAAAATGATGAGCTCATTTCCGTCAAACTGACTGATGGTGAAAAAGATATGATCATCGGAACGAAAAAAGGTATGCTCATTCGTTTCCCTGAAACGGATGTTCGTTCAATGGGAAGAACAGCTACCGGGGTAAAAGGGATTAACCTAAGTGACGATGACATTGTTGTTGGAATGGAAATCCTGGAAGAGAAGAGTGATGTGTTAGTTGTAACCGTAAATGGTTACGGTAAACGTACTCCTGCCAGTGAATATAGAGTTCAAACACGTGGAGGTAAAGGATTAAAAACATGCAACGTGACGGAACGTAACGGAGAGCTGGTCTCTGTTAAAGCTGTTACAGGTGAAGAAGACTTAATGATCATCACAGCACATGGTGTCCTTATCCGTATGGACGTGAATGATATTTCCACTACAGGTCGTAACACTCAAGGAGTCAAGCTGATCCGTCTTCAAGAAAGCGAATTTGTTTCAACAGTTGCCAAAGTTGAAAAAGAAGATGAAGAAGAAACGGAAGTACCAGTTGAAACTGCTGAGGGAATTAAACAACCGGACAGCGAAGACCAAACATCTTCTGAAGATGTTGAAGACATAAGTGATGATACAGAAGAATAA
- a CDS encoding HD-GYP domain-containing protein — translation MKVHRGEIQLGCIVAEDVMGMAATPIIPKNTVLEEEHLKILQAFHITELIIEKTKSDGHPFRTPVSTDKEIVVEEINEPLGFFDLYMMTIREFKKEFMNWQSGTAVNVARVRELILPVIQKAERNHTYVYSLHQYSTKKDYLYHHAISVSIISALLGKKLGLNSGQVNQLALAGILADCGMAKVSPHILTKEQPLTEGEFKEVKLHTANGYKMVKDTPLLKTETKLAIFQHHERFDGTGYPSSEKNTRIHLYSQVVGIADVFHAMSSERIYRSKQPVFKVLDMISEDLFGKFDIKVVNSLLQLLGDLRTGTSVRLSTGQYGEVMYTKPGAYTKPIVKINKTEDLLDLSQQKEVYISEVFV, via the coding sequence TTGAAGGTACATCGTGGAGAGATACAATTAGGATGCATCGTAGCAGAAGATGTTATGGGAATGGCAGCGACCCCTATTATTCCAAAGAATACAGTACTTGAAGAAGAACATTTGAAAATCCTTCAAGCGTTTCATATTACTGAACTCATAATTGAGAAAACAAAATCGGATGGACATCCATTTAGAACACCAGTCTCTACTGATAAAGAGATAGTGGTGGAAGAAATCAATGAGCCACTCGGTTTCTTCGATCTCTATATGATGACCATCAGGGAATTTAAGAAAGAATTCATGAACTGGCAATCAGGCACAGCTGTAAATGTTGCAAGAGTGAGAGAATTAATACTCCCGGTTATTCAAAAGGCTGAACGTAACCATACATATGTGTATTCTCTCCATCAATATTCAACCAAAAAAGATTATCTCTATCATCATGCCATATCGGTGAGTATCATAAGCGCGCTCCTGGGTAAGAAGTTAGGCTTAAATTCAGGTCAGGTGAACCAGCTGGCTTTAGCAGGTATTCTGGCAGACTGTGGAATGGCCAAAGTCAGTCCACACATATTAACAAAGGAACAGCCTTTAACAGAGGGTGAATTTAAAGAAGTGAAGCTCCATACAGCCAACGGATATAAAATGGTTAAAGACACTCCATTGTTAAAAACGGAGACAAAACTGGCGATCTTCCAACATCATGAACGATTTGATGGTACAGGCTACCCGTCATCCGAGAAAAATACCCGTATTCATCTTTACTCCCAGGTTGTTGGAATCGCCGATGTTTTTCATGCCATGTCATCAGAAAGAATATATAGAAGTAAGCAGCCGGTCTTTAAGGTTCTGGATATGATCAGTGAGGATTTATTCGGTAAATTCGATATCAAAGTCGTCAATAGTCTTCTTCAACTACTGGGAGACCTGAGGACGGGTACCTCAGTAAGGCTCTCCACCGGCCAGTACGGAGAAGTGATGTACACCAAGCCAGGTGCTTATACTAAGCCCATCGTAAAAATAAACAAAACTGAAGATCTTTTAGACCTGTCTCAGCAAAAAGAGGTTTATATTTCAGAAGTTTTTGTTTAG